One window of the Podospora pseudocomata strain CBS 415.72m chromosome 7, whole genome shotgun sequence genome contains the following:
- a CDS encoding hypothetical protein (EggNog:ENOG503P0UP; COG:S) has product MASSKEIQQTSRPLNHRPSMTSSSSIPGGLTLSRQSHSRNHSHSIIGATLNGTHRVTRRKSMTNTGANVAAVAAAFTEPGDGPMPLQISARRNTLSKNGLSRSVVAGSLPSPPASLPSRKFLAGTGMSNLQENAIDDELNDASGDDADSAFQKARVRRASDGQPLVKEGGRKSNRPELRCEKCGKGYKHSSCLTKHLWEHTPEWSYTSKLLISKHQQVQLLEAASVLVAMNKDSATTPPDSARDFNSEQGSASPPASGFSDPQDRSSADTTPPPQLDAVGAANGSYRNFSKRFSNGSGISRSYQSAPFGSSALGSVPNGSGFGHFRQLSQDQRPTSSGKNATGQADSELAAALLGCSFGSHNGSSRTVHLPADAPPVPPLPTKFLEEAMLGSSFMNSYPSRAPESFTRGELRRVDVKMEEAESVMDEDDEDMRSRGRSEEDDDGVFGRMEE; this is encoded by the exons ATGGCCTCTTCCAAG GAAATTCAACAGACCTCTCGACCCCTGAACCACCGACCCTCCAtgacctcgtcgtcgtccatcCCAGGGGGCCTCACCCTGAGCCGCCAATCCCACTCCCGAAaccactcccactccatCATCGGAGCCACCCTCAACGGCACCCACCGCGTTACCCGTCGCAAGAGCATGACAAACACGGGCGCTAATGTTGCAGCCGTAGCTGCTGCCTTTACGGAACCCGGCGACGGGCCCATGCCCCTCCAGATCTCGGCCCGCCGAAACACACTGTCCAAGAATGGCCTCTCCCGGTCCGTGGTGGCTGGCAGCCTGCCGTCTCCGCCAGCAAGCCTGCCCAGTCGCAAATTCCTGGCCGGGACAGGCATGAGCAACTTGCAGGAGAATGCAATCGACGACGAACTCAATGACGCATCGGGGGATGACGCCGATTCGGCCTTCCAGAAAGCTCGCGTTAGAAGAGCAAGCGACGGACAGCCCCTGGTCAAGGAAGGTGGACGCAAGAGCAATCGCCCAGAGCTTCGCTGCGAGAAGTGCGGGAAGGGATACAAGCATAGCAGCTGCCTGACCAAGCATTT GTGGGAACATACCCCCGAATGGTCCTACACTTCCAAGCTCTTGATTTCGAAGCATCAGCAGGTGCAGCTGCTCGAGGCTGCTTCGGTACTCGTTGCTATGAACAAGGACTCAGCCACCACGCCCCCAGATTCGGCCCGGGACTTCAACAGCGAACAGGGTTCGGCGTCGCCCCCAGCAAGCGGCTTCtcggatccccaggaccggAGCTCGGCCGATACCACCCCACCGCCGCAGCTGGACGCTGTTGGCGCTGCGAACGGGTCGTACAGAAACTTCAGCAAGAGGTTCAGCAACGGCAGTGGGATTTCCCGGTCATATCAGTCTGCGCCTTTTGGAAGTTCAGCTCTTGGCAGCGTTCCAAACGGATCCGGGTTTGGCCACTTCCGGCAGCTGAGCCAGGACCAAAGACCAACATCGTCTGGCAAAAATGCTACCGGTCAGGCCGACAGcgagcttgctgctgccctgcTGGGTTGCAGTTTCGGTAGCCACAACGGGTCTTCGCGGACGGTCCACCTTCCGGCCGACGCACCTCCCGTGCCGCCCCTCCCTACCAAGTTCCTCGAGGAGGCCATGTTGGGCAGCAGCTTCATGAACAGTTACCCCAGCAGGGCTCCTGAGAGTTTCACCCGAGGAGAGCTCCGCCGTGTAGACGTCAAGATGGAGGAAGCCGAGAGCGTCatggacgaagacgacgaggacatgCGCTCCCGCGGCCGAAGcgaagaggacgacgacggtgtATTCGGCCGAATGGAGGAATAA